From a region of the Candidatus Rhabdochlamydia porcellionis genome:
- a CDS encoding ABC transporter ATP-binding protein yields the protein MISVHNLSKSFKDLVVFSDLNLDVNQGETLVILGPSGIGKSVLLKHLIGLIKPDTGTVNVNGVCITDLKEEELSKAVANMGMLFQGAALFDSMNVEKNVGFYLNQHLNPLTKKKYTSEEIVAKVNQALDLVGLKSTQKKMPSELSGGMRKRAALARLIVYRPEIILYDEPTTGLDPIIAMEINKLIVKTQQELKATSIVVTHDMFSALYVGDRLALIRDGKIAHIAPRDQFLEIDDPLIKSLYNSISQDPRRLRERVNHG from the coding sequence ATGATTTCTGTCCACAATTTATCTAAAAGCTTTAAGGACCTTGTGGTTTTCTCTGATTTAAACCTAGATGTAAACCAAGGAGAAACTCTTGTTATTTTAGGACCTTCAGGGATCGGAAAAAGTGTTTTACTCAAACACCTCATTGGTTTAATAAAACCAGACACAGGCACAGTGAATGTTAATGGGGTGTGTATTACCGATCTAAAGGAGGAAGAGCTATCCAAGGCCGTTGCCAATATGGGTATGTTGTTTCAAGGAGCTGCTTTATTTGACTCTATGAATGTGGAAAAAAATGTAGGTTTTTACTTAAATCAGCACTTAAACCCTTTAACTAAAAAGAAATATACCTCTGAAGAAATTGTAGCTAAAGTAAATCAAGCTTTAGATCTTGTAGGGTTAAAGAGCACGCAGAAAAAAATGCCATCTGAATTATCTGGAGGTATGCGTAAACGAGCAGCATTAGCTCGCTTAATTGTCTATAGACCGGAAATTATTTTATACGATGAACCAACTACTGGATTAGATCCTATTATTGCTATGGAAATTAATAAACTCATTGTAAAAACACAACAGGAGCTCAAGGCTACAAGTATTGTTGTTACACACGATATGTTTTCAGCGTTATACGTCGGAGATCGTCTAGCGTTGATTCGAGATGGTAAAATCGCACATATAGCACCTCGAGATCAATTTCTAGAAATTGACGATCCTCTAATTAAATCTTTATATAACAGCATTTCACAAGATCCAAGAAGGCTAAGGGAGAGAGTAAACCATGGGTGA
- the hemL gene encoding glutamate-1-semialdehyde 2,1-aminomutase — protein sequence MTLMRPHTKKIYTELCLVTPGGVNSPVRSFQAVDLIPLIVQKGSADQIWDVDGHNWVDFCMSWGALILGHAPANIVLAATKQIACGSSFGITNIYENQLAAEITSCMPSIQKIRFVSSGTEAVMSAIRLARGYTGRNKIIKFNGHYHGHSDALLVQAGSGVLHIPFSSSLGIPDKVISHTISLPFNDTETCRCFLQKTADIAAVIIEPMAANMGLIPAKKEFLLMLREETQKKQIVLIFDEVVTGFRLGLNGAQGYYGIDPDLTCLGKIIGGGFPAAAFGGKKEIMDCLSPLGPVYQAGTLSGNPVAMCAGLETLLTLKQPQIYSHLETLTNDFLSPIKGLITKKNLPITLHHLGSMFSFFFGITQVENQEGLKNLNTDRFKDFFQYLFHRGIYLSPSAYEVNFLSLGHTQKNLEKTQKVILEYLKNLDF from the coding sequence ATGACACTCATGCGGCCTCATACGAAAAAAATCTATACAGAGCTTTGTCTTGTCACCCCAGGCGGTGTAAACTCTCCAGTTCGTTCTTTTCAAGCAGTAGATCTAATCCCTTTAATTGTCCAGAAGGGAAGTGCTGATCAAATCTGGGATGTCGATGGTCATAACTGGGTTGACTTTTGCATGAGCTGGGGAGCTCTTATTTTAGGCCATGCACCAGCTAATATTGTCTTAGCTGCAACCAAGCAAATTGCTTGTGGGTCGAGTTTTGGTATAACAAACATATATGAAAACCAATTAGCTGCAGAGATTACAAGCTGCATGCCATCTATCCAAAAAATACGTTTTGTCTCTTCTGGAACAGAGGCTGTTATGAGTGCAATTCGTTTAGCTAGAGGCTATACAGGTCGAAATAAAATCATTAAATTTAACGGCCATTATCATGGCCACAGCGATGCACTGCTTGTTCAAGCTGGATCAGGTGTTCTACATATACCCTTCTCCTCTTCTTTAGGGATTCCTGATAAGGTCATTTCTCACACCATTTCTCTTCCTTTTAACGATACAGAGACTTGTCGTTGTTTTCTGCAAAAAACTGCAGATATTGCGGCTGTGATTATTGAACCCATGGCAGCTAACATGGGACTTATTCCTGCTAAGAAAGAGTTTCTTCTTATGTTAAGAGAAGAGACTCAAAAAAAACAGATCGTGCTGATTTTTGATGAAGTAGTCACCGGGTTTCGTCTAGGACTTAATGGAGCTCAAGGATATTATGGAATTGATCCGGATCTTACCTGCTTAGGGAAAATTATAGGAGGAGGATTTCCTGCTGCTGCCTTCGGAGGAAAAAAAGAGATCATGGATTGCTTAAGCCCACTTGGGCCTGTGTATCAAGCAGGAACCCTTTCAGGTAACCCTGTTGCTATGTGCGCTGGCTTAGAAACGCTACTTACTTTAAAACAACCTCAAATCTATTCTCATCTTGAAACATTGACAAACGATTTTTTAAGCCCTATTAAAGGTCTAATTACTAAAAAAAACCTGCCTATTACCTTGCACCATTTGGGTTCGATGTTTAGTTTTTTCTTTGGGATAACCCAAGTAGAAAACCAAGAAGGTCTAAAAAATTTAAATACAGATAGGTTTAAAGATTTTTTTCAGTATTTATTTCACCGTGGGATTTATTTATCTCCTTCTGCCTATGAAGTGAATTTCCTATCGCTCGGTCATACTCAAAAAAACCTAGAAAAAACACAGAAGGTAATTTTAGAATATTTAAAAAATCTTGATTTTTGA
- a CDS encoding MlaD family protein yields the protein MGEQTKSVLIGVFVIVACALLIWMVAFLKPSVGDGKQTLYVRFSNIDRINVGTRVLFAGKPVGEVTSIEEIQNARQKPLSDLLQRLYYYQLVLKIDSKVKVYDTDEVMVQTAGLLGERSIAIIPKAPPKGTAPKLISGQPIYADSIDPIESAFIELKDAFADLQKKADAFSRWFFTNQQSFINAADSFADAMAQAKSTLQEFQDQEIIDETKTALNNFSCVANQISDAIDQLNARNSFDNAGAAIAHMRNTAESFDHLSYDLECGIGTLGKLIKQDDVYWRLTTILGKADTMMNDINHYGLLFNSNKSWQRQRAQRICLMNSLDTPLGFKEYFTTEIDLVNTAMARISMLIDKAKYNPQKQDILDNSQFQEEFMELMRQVEDLTNDLRLYNEELIQAQ from the coding sequence ATGGGTGAGCAAACAAAAAGTGTGTTAATTGGTGTTTTTGTCATTGTTGCATGCGCTCTTCTTATTTGGATGGTTGCCTTCTTAAAACCTAGCGTAGGAGATGGTAAACAAACTCTATACGTACGCTTTTCTAACATTGATCGCATTAACGTAGGCACTCGGGTGCTTTTTGCAGGTAAGCCTGTTGGAGAGGTAACCTCTATTGAAGAAATTCAAAATGCTAGGCAAAAACCTCTATCTGATCTTCTACAGCGCTTATACTACTATCAGCTTGTACTGAAAATCGATTCTAAGGTCAAAGTATATGATACAGATGAAGTTATGGTTCAAACAGCAGGGCTTTTAGGAGAAAGATCTATTGCTATTATCCCTAAAGCCCCTCCTAAAGGTACAGCCCCTAAATTGATTTCTGGACAACCAATTTATGCAGATTCAATAGATCCAATTGAGAGTGCTTTCATAGAATTAAAAGATGCTTTTGCGGATTTACAAAAAAAAGCGGATGCTTTTAGCAGATGGTTTTTTACTAATCAGCAATCTTTCATCAATGCAGCTGATTCCTTTGCAGATGCTATGGCTCAAGCTAAATCTACCTTGCAAGAGTTTCAAGATCAAGAAATCATAGATGAGACAAAAACGGCTTTGAATAATTTCTCTTGTGTAGCAAATCAAATCTCTGATGCCATTGACCAGTTAAATGCCCGTAACTCTTTTGATAATGCAGGAGCAGCTATTGCTCATATGAGAAATACAGCAGAGTCTTTTGATCACTTAAGTTACGATCTTGAATGTGGAATAGGAACGCTTGGAAAATTAATCAAACAAGACGATGTATATTGGCGCCTAACCACTATCTTAGGCAAAGCAGATACGATGATGAATGATATTAATCATTATGGACTTCTGTTTAATTCTAATAAAAGCTGGCAAAGACAAAGAGCTCAGCGCATTTGTCTCATGAACTCTTTAGATACTCCTCTAGGTTTTAAAGAATACTTTACTACTGAAATTGACTTGGTAAACACCGCAATGGCAAGAATTTCCATGTTAATTGACAAAGCCAAATATAACCCTCAAAAACAAGATATCTTAGATAATTCTCAATTTCAAGAAGAATTTATGGAGCTGATGCGCCAGGTAGAAGATCTGACAAATGACTTGCGCCTTTATAACGAAGAACTTATACAAGCACAATAA
- a CDS encoding autotransporter assembly complex protein TamA: MFLKKLSTFFCLLPIAISAAISYNVEFEGIQDIRLLKAVKSASQLSSQKRRPPNSIHALRYRAEEDVPSILNVMHSYGYYEAKVDIQIHSSLDRNLVSILIYPGARYRLKTFDIHLDTDIEDTCAFIRLNHLGVELNKPIHTRDVLNAELKTLRLLAEHGFPLAEISSREIVADGRTKEVTVDLYIKTGQLALFGPLTITGTPGVKSRFFRNKVTWKEGDIYDSRLVEKTQSKLVDSELFSSVLVRYKGKIDADGLLPMQIDASEAKHRTINMGLSYQTVFGPGVTFGWENRNIARMGRRLSLQGDLTHMIQTGIVKYWHPDFYKVGQDFTSQAEAQRDSLYAYSSRSYNGQARIERKFNEHVSFSYGVRPELLYVSESVENGKFWLLEVPLYLRYTTTNSLLNPTKGITLEYVAVPTFNMKDTNEKYLYQQISESTYWPLDKKNRVVFAQKIKVGSILSHNLSEVPVPKRLLGGTDEDLRGYRYRTVSPLKGRKPIGGRSAIYLNLELRFQITKSIGLVPFLDLGNVQTFEHLSLHGKWFKSIGLGFRYFTFVGPFRLDVAFPLDRRKHIDSVYKILVSIGQTF, translated from the coding sequence ATGTTCCTTAAAAAATTAAGTACTTTTTTTTGCCTTTTACCCATAGCTATCTCTGCAGCGATTAGTTATAACGTGGAATTTGAAGGAATACAAGACATTCGTCTGTTAAAAGCGGTAAAATCTGCTTCTCAACTTAGCTCGCAAAAAAGACGCCCTCCTAATTCCATTCATGCTCTGCGCTACCGTGCAGAAGAAGATGTTCCCTCTATCCTTAATGTTATGCATTCCTATGGATATTATGAAGCAAAAGTAGATATTCAAATTCATTCTTCTCTGGATCGCAATCTAGTTTCTATACTTATCTATCCTGGCGCTAGATATCGATTAAAAACCTTTGATATTCATTTAGACACAGATATAGAAGACACTTGTGCTTTTATACGGTTAAATCATCTAGGAGTTGAACTGAATAAACCCATACATACACGTGATGTTTTAAATGCTGAACTAAAAACACTTAGATTGCTAGCAGAACATGGGTTCCCCCTAGCTGAAATCAGCAGTAGAGAAATTGTTGCTGATGGTCGCACAAAAGAAGTGACTGTTGATTTATACATTAAAACCGGACAACTGGCTTTATTTGGGCCTCTTACCATCACAGGGACACCTGGTGTAAAATCCCGATTTTTTCGTAATAAAGTGACATGGAAAGAAGGTGATATCTATGATAGTCGTTTAGTGGAAAAAACGCAAAGCAAGTTGGTTGACTCTGAATTGTTTAGTTCAGTATTAGTCAGATACAAAGGAAAAATTGATGCAGATGGCTTACTTCCCATGCAAATCGATGCAAGTGAAGCAAAACATCGCACAATCAATATGGGATTAAGCTACCAAACGGTATTTGGTCCTGGTGTTACTTTTGGATGGGAAAATCGCAATATTGCTCGCATGGGAAGACGCTTAAGCCTGCAAGGCGATCTCACCCATATGATTCAAACGGGGATAGTCAAATACTGGCATCCTGATTTTTATAAAGTAGGTCAAGATTTTACCTCACAGGCAGAAGCACAGCGTGATTCATTATATGCCTACTCCTCTAGATCGTATAATGGACAAGCAAGAATTGAAAGAAAATTTAATGAACATGTAAGCTTTTCCTATGGAGTTCGTCCAGAGCTACTTTATGTATCAGAGAGCGTAGAAAACGGAAAATTTTGGCTATTGGAAGTCCCTTTGTATTTAAGATATACCACAACTAATTCCTTATTAAATCCCACAAAGGGAATCACTTTAGAATACGTTGCAGTTCCTACATTTAATATGAAAGATACAAATGAAAAATATTTGTACCAACAAATTAGTGAAAGCACCTATTGGCCCTTAGATAAAAAAAATAGAGTAGTCTTTGCACAAAAAATAAAAGTTGGCTCGATCTTAAGCCATAATTTATCGGAGGTTCCTGTACCTAAAAGGCTTTTAGGTGGAACAGATGAAGATTTAAGAGGATACCGCTACCGTACTGTTAGTCCTCTTAAAGGCAGAAAACCCATCGGTGGTAGATCTGCTATTTATTTGAACTTGGAACTTCGTTTTCAAATCACTAAATCCATTGGCTTAGTACCTTTCTTGGATTTAGGTAATGTACAAACATTTGAGCATTTGAGCCTGCACGGAAAATGGTTTAAATCTATTGGACTTGGATTTCGCTATTTTACTTTTGTAGGCCCCTTTCGCTTAGATGTGGCTTTTCCTTTAGATCGCCGAAAACACATAGATTCTGTATATAAAATCTTAGTAAGTATTGGTCAAACATTTTAG
- a CDS encoding YqgE/AlgH family protein, which translates to MTDPLSYTHLNKGFFLIASPNIDTGIYFRSVIILCEHSSVGSFGLIVNKRLEIDLPEEILNQNDLRNENVHICAGGPIQPNQMMLLHSSQELPEQTLNLCEGVYLGGDLQFLQEASVNSQGPAIRLCFGYCGWGPGQLERECIRGNWFIHPTSSLFIFNTLEEKIWQTILREMGGKYATLSMIPEDLSLN; encoded by the coding sequence ATGACAGATCCTCTTTCTTATACACATTTAAATAAGGGGTTTTTTCTTATTGCAAGCCCCAATATAGATACGGGTATTTACTTTCGGAGTGTGATTATCCTTTGCGAGCATAGCTCCGTTGGTTCGTTTGGACTCATTGTGAATAAGCGTTTAGAAATAGATTTGCCAGAAGAAATCCTTAATCAAAACGATCTGCGCAATGAAAATGTACATATTTGTGCAGGAGGACCCATTCAGCCTAATCAAATGATGCTACTTCACTCATCACAAGAACTACCTGAGCAAACATTAAATCTTTGTGAAGGTGTTTACTTAGGAGGAGATTTGCAATTTTTACAAGAAGCTTCTGTAAATTCTCAAGGACCTGCCATTCGTCTATGTTTTGGATATTGCGGCTGGGGACCAGGGCAGTTAGAAAGAGAGTGTATTAGAGGAAATTGGTTTATTCATCCTACTTCTTCTTTGTTTATTTTTAATACGCTAGAAGAAAAGATCTGGCAAACCATTTTAAGAGAGATGGGTGGCAAGTATGCCACCCTATCTATGATTCCAGAAGATTTAAGCCTAAATTAG
- a CDS encoding translocation/assembly module TamB domain-containing protein, with the protein MFKLLLASLRWIIRSFFLLIFLVCLFFALIQTKWVQEIIQKKITHMLDEMGLQIRLKGLSGTLPFSWQIDQATLFTNPYESWNIQAIKLRFAITPLIRGQLVIDYLHIEQVGCTFIEGVPSPTTSLSIDEARIHIRKALNKLLFPIPIRIKHAYVSDFFCPSLHPLHLAIQAKGMLKNTRRFFFDASVLSKSNNKEILHLTFAGNKRRNQINAYIKTQNPVFEQEFFSEISLKGLWSSWTSLLYDTLPSTLPVQGFLKAHLLPQTPPVEKCFEPFQWDWKCACSFSIPKFDTLSIHNLHIYNPSMDIRGEAIMQPALNTSWFKFDLNSQDLSLFSSYCKYPMEGSLQVHATFDSGVFQAKYRVPEGSFNKVELTNVKGSIQGKMQQGIFFADTDLFLQIEELPFKAEASLEYIPSQELFIDRAIFTGASAKMEGFCSWDLTRNILEGSVFANVNQLSQLLSFTSYDLDGSCALECKLSQIDQVQVATISGSVDRFRFQNHYANELLYSAQLYDPFASMQGNIHLIAHQGRTSLGTMDILEIKTHSEDHVWPFSLEARGDIEGEFFCEIQGSYRFDPNFLAFECTSVRGQLLNIPFVLRYPFELEIQPSLYTLSPFSLSVGEGDFYATGEISATHLLGKCDIAHFPLEFVRPINRNLSLKGNLSMQSSVDATLENAEGACNIVIETARLLQEDEDTPILAKGSLQARLNQKRVQFFVEVRTKQAEMIDFSGFIPIEYGFFPFRAQIDENTPFSAEIIAEGKLENLFDFVQLGSHYATGLISTRLFFSQTLLSPRLQGDLEWQSGSYENYYTGTSLRDIQAKIVAENDKLHLTSFTAHDQEEGTVTATGNILLNVHQHFPFLFESNLRHTHLLKFPVFDSIFTGSVTLSGNRLGGLAKGALYVDEASIEIPDKLSTDLPPLPIKFIHIPPSVTSYTFDVKPLFPIKLDFDLTADDKIFVRGKGVNSEWKGKVKLKGDNAHFIADGSLSLVKGEYLFSGKVFKLTEGQIIFNDTAKFSSYLNLSGQLTLPDVVITAQLRGPLQSPQLTFQSNPQLPTSSILSRVLFDKDISDISQSEASKLASALMAISSSAGPDILDTIRKTIGVDRLNLVSSSSGSTEEVALQIGKYLTKGVLITLSQSTTSSHVIVEIELPYGFVFQAETQEEQEGKFSLKWTKSY; encoded by the coding sequence ATGTTTAAATTACTTCTTGCCTCGCTGCGTTGGATAATCAGGTCATTTTTTCTATTGATCTTTTTAGTTTGCTTGTTTTTTGCATTGATCCAAACAAAGTGGGTTCAGGAAATCATTCAAAAAAAAATCACCCATATGTTAGATGAAATGGGTCTACAGATTAGATTAAAAGGCTTAAGTGGAACACTGCCTTTTAGCTGGCAAATTGACCAAGCAACTCTATTTACCAACCCTTACGAATCTTGGAATATTCAAGCAATCAAGTTGCGCTTTGCTATTACTCCTCTTATAAGAGGACAGCTTGTAATTGATTATTTACATATAGAGCAGGTGGGGTGTACTTTTATAGAAGGCGTTCCTTCCCCTACTACTAGTTTATCTATCGATGAGGCTAGAATACATATACGTAAAGCTTTAAATAAGCTTTTGTTTCCTATACCCATTCGCATTAAACACGCCTATGTTTCTGACTTTTTTTGCCCTTCTTTACATCCTCTACATCTAGCGATTCAAGCAAAAGGAATGCTCAAAAATACACGAAGGTTTTTTTTCGATGCATCTGTACTTTCAAAATCAAACAATAAAGAAATCCTTCATTTGACTTTTGCGGGTAACAAGAGGCGTAATCAAATTAATGCATACATAAAAACCCAAAACCCAGTCTTTGAACAAGAGTTTTTCAGTGAAATTTCCTTAAAAGGACTCTGGTCGAGTTGGACTTCTCTTTTATATGATACCCTGCCAAGTACTTTGCCTGTTCAAGGATTTTTAAAGGCTCACCTTTTGCCACAAACTCCACCAGTAGAAAAATGCTTTGAGCCATTTCAGTGGGATTGGAAATGCGCTTGTTCTTTCTCTATCCCTAAATTCGATACTCTCTCTATTCATAACCTACATATCTACAATCCCTCTATGGATATCCGTGGAGAAGCAATTATGCAGCCTGCTCTAAACACCTCTTGGTTTAAATTTGATCTAAATTCTCAGGATTTGTCGTTATTCAGCTCTTATTGTAAATATCCAATGGAAGGATCTTTGCAAGTACATGCCACTTTTGATTCTGGTGTTTTTCAAGCTAAATACAGAGTACCTGAAGGCTCGTTTAATAAAGTGGAATTAACTAATGTAAAGGGATCTATTCAAGGAAAAATGCAACAAGGAATTTTTTTTGCAGATACGGATCTTTTTTTACAAATAGAAGAGCTGCCTTTCAAAGCAGAAGCATCTTTAGAATATATTCCTTCTCAAGAACTTTTTATCGATAGAGCCATTTTTACAGGCGCTTCTGCGAAAATGGAAGGCTTTTGTAGCTGGGATCTAACAAGAAACATTCTGGAAGGATCTGTTTTTGCAAATGTAAACCAACTCTCTCAACTCCTTTCTTTTACTTCCTATGATTTAGATGGAAGCTGTGCATTAGAGTGCAAGTTATCTCAAATAGACCAAGTGCAAGTAGCTACTATTTCAGGTTCTGTAGATCGTTTCCGCTTTCAAAACCACTATGCAAATGAGCTTTTATATAGTGCCCAGCTGTATGATCCTTTTGCAAGCATGCAAGGCAATATACACCTAATCGCACATCAAGGACGTACTTCACTTGGCACCATGGATATTTTGGAAATCAAAACCCACTCTGAAGATCATGTTTGGCCTTTTAGCTTAGAAGCAAGAGGTGATATAGAAGGAGAGTTTTTTTGCGAAATACAGGGATCTTATCGATTTGACCCTAATTTCCTTGCCTTTGAATGTACTTCTGTAAGAGGACAGTTGCTCAATATTCCTTTTGTATTGCGCTATCCTTTTGAATTAGAAATACAACCTTCTCTTTATACTCTTTCTCCTTTTTCTCTATCGGTTGGTGAAGGAGATTTCTATGCAACAGGTGAAATCAGTGCAACTCATTTGCTAGGTAAATGCGATATAGCCCATTTCCCATTAGAATTTGTTCGACCTATTAATCGTAATCTTTCTCTAAAAGGAAATCTTTCCATGCAAAGCTCTGTTGACGCTACTTTGGAAAACGCAGAAGGAGCTTGTAATATAGTCATTGAAACAGCACGTTTATTGCAAGAAGATGAAGACACACCGATCCTAGCTAAAGGATCTTTGCAAGCACGTTTAAATCAAAAGAGAGTACAATTTTTTGTAGAAGTACGCACTAAGCAAGCAGAAATGATCGATTTTTCAGGCTTTATCCCTATTGAGTACGGCTTCTTTCCTTTTAGAGCACAAATCGATGAAAACACTCCTTTTTCAGCAGAGATCATTGCAGAAGGAAAATTAGAAAACCTCTTTGATTTTGTGCAACTAGGCTCTCATTATGCTACAGGCTTGATTTCCACTCGACTTTTTTTTTCTCAAACCCTTCTTTCTCCTCGTCTGCAAGGAGATTTAGAATGGCAATCAGGCAGTTATGAAAATTACTATACAGGAACTTCTTTAAGAGATATTCAAGCAAAAATCGTGGCAGAGAATGACAAGCTCCATCTCACCTCGTTTACTGCCCACGATCAAGAAGAAGGCACTGTCACTGCAACAGGAAATATCCTCTTAAACGTCCATCAACATTTCCCCTTCCTGTTTGAAAGCAATCTAAGACATACCCACCTCTTAAAATTTCCTGTTTTTGATTCGATATTTACCGGATCTGTCACTTTAAGCGGAAACCGTCTAGGAGGGCTTGCTAAAGGCGCTCTTTATGTAGATGAAGCCAGTATTGAAATCCCCGATAAACTATCTACAGATCTGCCACCTTTACCGATTAAATTTATACACATTCCCCCCTCTGTTACTTCTTATACTTTTGATGTTAAACCTCTTTTCCCGATAAAACTCGATTTTGATCTAACAGCTGATGACAAAATCTTTGTTCGTGGTAAAGGGGTCAATTCTGAATGGAAAGGAAAAGTAAAGCTCAAAGGAGATAATGCACATTTTATTGCTGATGGCTCTTTGTCACTGGTTAAAGGAGAGTACCTTTTCTCAGGAAAAGTATTTAAACTCACAGAAGGACAAATCATATTTAATGACACAGCTAAATTCAGCAGTTATTTAAACTTAAGTGGACAACTTACTCTTCCTGACGTTGTGATCACTGCACAACTAAGAGGTCCACTACAATCCCCTCAGCTCACCTTCCAATCCAATCCTCAACTCCCAACTAGCTCTATCTTATCTCGAGTTTTATTTGATAAAGACATCAGCGATATTTCCCAATCAGAAGCCAGTAAACTCGCTAGTGCCTTGATGGCAATATCTAGTAGCGCAGGCCCTGACATACTCGATACGATTCGTAAAACCATTGGAGTGGATCGTTTAAATCTGGTCTCTAGCTCTTCTGGTTCAACAGAAGAAGTTGCTCTACAAATCGGAAAATACCTAACAAAAGGTGTCCTGATTACCCTCTCTCAAAGCACCACAAGTAGCCATGTCATCGTGGAAATAGAACTTCCCTATGGATTCGTATTCCAAGCAGAAACCCAAGAAGAACAAGAAGGCAAGTTTTCACTCAAATGGACTAAAAGTTATTAG
- a CDS encoding MlaE family ABC transporter permease produces MNARWQNLLPKLTMFSFVGEYVLLILVVIKATLKKPPNLSLILKQLYDIGVASLPVVAITGFSTGLVLAAQSFYQLSDKGLASVTGLMVSKAMLTELGPVLTSFMVTGRVGAAMCAELGTMCVTEQVDALKTMAVNPNRYLIAPRWIAGISMMPLLTIFSIFMGIFGGYLLSVYYFHMPPMAYLDPIPIHVTYFDLVVGITKAFVFGTLIMTISCFKGMRTSGGAAGVGENTTNSVVITYCAILLVNFLLTIILNLIHLELFETSL; encoded by the coding sequence ATGAATGCTAGATGGCAAAATCTTTTGCCTAAATTAACGATGTTTTCCTTTGTTGGCGAATATGTCCTTTTGATTTTAGTGGTGATTAAAGCAACTCTAAAAAAGCCTCCAAATCTTTCGCTGATCTTAAAACAGCTATACGATATTGGAGTAGCTTCTTTGCCAGTTGTGGCAATTACCGGATTTTCTACAGGGCTTGTATTAGCTGCACAATCTTTTTATCAATTATCAGATAAAGGACTAGCCTCTGTTACAGGCTTGATGGTATCAAAAGCCATGTTAACAGAGCTAGGTCCTGTTCTTACCTCTTTTATGGTTACAGGAAGAGTAGGAGCTGCTATGTGTGCAGAATTAGGAACCATGTGTGTCACAGAACAAGTGGATGCTCTAAAAACCATGGCTGTTAATCCCAACCGTTATCTAATAGCTCCTCGTTGGATAGCAGGAATCTCTATGATGCCTCTTTTAACCATTTTTAGCATTTTCATGGGGATCTTTGGGGGCTATTTACTTTCTGTTTACTATTTTCATATGCCTCCTATGGCTTATTTAGACCCTATTCCGATTCATGTGACTTATTTTGATTTAGTAGTTGGAATCACCAAAGCTTTTGTTTTTGGCACCCTGATTATGACAATCTCTTGTTTTAAGGGAATGCGCACATCTGGTGGTGCAGCAGGAGTAGGAGAAAATACAACAAATAGTGTGGTTATTACCTATTGTGCTATTTTACTGGTTAATTTTCTTCTGACTATCATTTTAAATTTAATTCACTTAGAACTATTTGAGACCTCGCTATGA
- a CDS encoding NfeD family protein: MLIGLFAILGLIFIFFEFFLIGAVFAILGSLFIVLSLVLFFLSNPITLSLIYLAVIFFAVIGICKYALWCIKNSKRRGEFYLQDDQEGYSASFFDQNLVDKEGVTITELKTAGHVLIEQKRYQAVSEGGFITKDVSVVVVGGRGAYLIVKEITNG; this comes from the coding sequence ATGTTGATTGGTTTATTTGCAATATTAGGACTGATTTTTATTTTCTTCGAATTTTTCTTAATCGGTGCTGTATTTGCTATATTGGGCTCTTTGTTTATTGTGCTAAGTCTAGTTTTGTTTTTTCTAAGCAATCCGATTACTTTGTCTCTTATTTATTTAGCGGTGATCTTTTTTGCTGTAATAGGAATATGCAAATATGCTCTTTGGTGCATTAAAAACTCTAAGAGAAGAGGAGAGTTTTATTTGCAGGACGATCAAGAAGGATATAGCGCTTCTTTTTTTGATCAAAACTTAGTAGATAAAGAAGGGGTGACTATCACTGAGTTAAAAACCGCAGGTCATGTACTGATTGAACAAAAACGCTATCAAGCTGTATCAGAGGGTGGATTTATCACAAAAGATGTCTCTGTTGTAGTTGTGGGCGGAAGAGGTGCATATTTAATTGTAAAGGAGATAACTAATGGATAG